Part of the Bacteriovorax stolpii genome, CATGGTGCTTTTAAAAACAGAAAAGAAATTCTAAAAGTAACTCGTTTCTCGCCAAAAGTTTTCGAACAAGCGGCAGGATTTCTTCGTATCTATAACGGAGAAGAGCCTCTGGATGCAACATTCATTCACCCTGAGCGCTATGATCTCCTGGCCTCATGGGCAAAGAAAAATAACGTTAATACAAAAGAGCTGGTTGGCGATAAAGAACTCATCGCAAAACTAGAAAGAGACTCTTCTTTAAAAGCAGAGCTTGGAGAATTAACTTTTAACGATATTGTTAAGGCCCTAAAAGCTCCTTCTCAAGATCCGAGAACAGAATTTAAGTCGTTCGAATATAGAAAAGACGTCTCAAAAATCACCGATCTTAAAATCGGAGAATGGTATCCGGGATTAGTGACAAACATCACTCAATTTGGGGCCTTCGTTGATATCGGTATTAAAGAAAACGGTCTTCTTCACGTTTCGCAAATTTCAGATAACTTTGTTGAAGATGCGATGACTGCTCTAAAAGTTGGTCAGGAAGTAAAAGTTCAGGTAATGGACATCGACTACGACCGCGGAAGAATCTCTCTGACAGCGAAGCAAGGAGCACAAGTTAATAGAAGTGCCCAGGCGACTCCAGGAGAGAGACCACAGCGCTCAGGACCTTCGAAGCGTGATATGGAAAAAGCTCAAGCTCCGGCCCCTGCGCTTAAGAATAATGCTTTTGCAGGATTAAAAAACTTAAAACTGTAATGACATCCAGTCGACTCAAAAAAAATCTTATCCTATGGCTACAACTTTTTGTTGTGGCCATGGGTCTTATAAGACTTGTCGGCGACACCTTTAGAATTAAAACACTGGACCAGGTTGGATTTGCTTCTGGTTTTTCTCCTCTGCCTCTGGTTTTTTCAGACCGCCAGGGAGTTGAAGACTTCGCTCATTTAATTAAAGTTGATTACCAGACAAAAAACGGACTCAAAAAAAGCACAGTCTTTGATCAAAAATTTTACTCCAATATAAAAGGGCCAATCTATCTGGTAGGAACATACTCTGTGGCCATCGCTTATTTTCCACGTTTTCCGGAAATGCTCTGGAGGCCGGCACTTACCTATGGTTTTTGCCACCGGGGAGCTCTGGCGCAAGCGATGAATGAAACAGAAGAGATCGCCAGCGTAGAAATCAATATTCATCATCTCGAAAAATCATCAGGGCACTGGAAGGAGAGCTTTACATGCGCTCCTTAACAAACTCCCAATTCTTTTCTTTAGTGAGAATGCTCTTTGGGTTGTGGCTTATCCAGCATTTCTTTTTTCTTATCCCTTATGGAAGAGAGCTTTATAGTTCTGAAGGAATGAAAGTGGCAGGTGGCGCTCTTTATTTAAAAGAGTTTCTTGCACCTCTGCGCTCACCTAATGGAATTTCAGTATTGCTGGGACTTTCTCTTTTGAGTTCAATTCTCTTTACCCTAAAAATTAAAAGAGCACTCAATTGCCTTTTTCTTTTTTTCACCTGGGTCTTTTTCTTTCATCAAGATCTTCTCAGTTATAACCCGGGAGTTCCCTATGTTGGATGGATGCTCCTTGCTCTGTCGCTGGTCCCGGACAATGAAGAGAGATTTTTTTGGGAGAATAAATCCCCTCATTTTTCTTTTCCTCCCGTTTTATTTTGGGGCCTGTGGCTCATTGTCACTTTAGGATACACGGCCAGTGGCCTTCACAAACTCTTCTTCTCACCACTTTGGCGTGAAGGACGCGCTTTAATCTATGTCTTTGATTACCCGGCCACGCGCTTTGAAGCCTTGGCCCAGTTTTATTTTGGGCTCCCACTCTTTATTCAAAAAGTAGTTAATTGGTCAGTTATTGCGGTTGAAGGGACTTTTTTTCTGGCCCTTTTTATTCCAAAAGGAAGAAAAACACTCTGGATTTTGAACTCACTTATGCATTTAGGAATCCTTATCACTCTAAAATTCGCCTCATTATCAATTGTTATGTTGATCATTCATCTCTTTATGATTGAGGATGGATGGTTTAGTCCATATGGCGTTTCCAAACTTAGAACATCATCAAAAAAATAACATTAGTCATTTAATAATTATTTATAAAAAATTTATCATTTCCAAGGGTTTTGACGATAAAGCTTTTGACTAACTTAAGCCAATGTCCCTTTTGGAGCTGCTTTATGACTAAATCAAAACACTCATTGATGTTCCGTCTGATGACTGCAATTAACCTTTCGGCCCTTATTATTTTAATTGCGATGGGAACCTTCAATTTTAACCGAACAACAACTGAAGTAGAAAGACAAATTGATGATGCAGCTGAGGCACTCATCAATTCCGTAAAATTCACAACTGCTGAATATATTAAAACAGGAAATTATAAGAATATTCAATCTATTGCCGAGAGCATGGCCACTGATTCGAGCATCAACGAAGTCTTTTTTTATGACAAAGACAAAAAGCTTATTGCCAAGGCAAATAATAAAGATGAGTTAGTCCACAAAGAGACTAGTCACCTTTTTCAAAAAGATAGTGAGATCATAAAATTAGGTGAAGAAAAAGCAGGACCTGTCGGTTATGTCACTATTAAATATAACCACAACGAGATCAATCCTATAAAAAAAGATTTTATCATCAGCGGAATCATCGCCAACATCGTCTCGCAGGTCATTCTTGCTCTAGTTATGTGGTGGACACTTTCACGTAGCCTAAAAGCAATGAACCTGACAACTGATAAACTAAAAGAGATCACGACGGCAACAAGAAACAGCTCTACTGAACTTGAAGGGATTTCTCACGAAGTTTCAAGCTCAGCTAACGAGCAGGCCGCTTCAATTCAAGAAACAGTGGCCACACTTGATGAGATCACTTCACAAGTTAATACAACAGTAGACAGTGTCGCTAACTCGACTAAAAAATCTGAAGAATCACTTTCTATCGCAACAGAAGGAAAACAAGTTGTCGATGAAATGATTGGCTCAATGGAGGCCATCGGAAAAAGTAATCAGGATATTATGGAAGAGATCGCCCGTGGAAATGAGCGCATTGGTGGAATCGTCAAGATCATCAATGAGATCTCTGAAAAAACCAAAGTCATTAACGATATCGTTTTCCAGACAAAACTTCTATCATTCAACGCCTCTGTTGAAGCGGCACGTGCCGGTGAACATGGAAAGGGATTCGCAGTTGTTGCTGAGGAAGTGGGAAAACTTGCTCAGGTATCTGGTAAAGCTTCAACGGAGATCGCTGATATCCTGGGCGATAGTATTGTAAAAGTAAATTCAGTTATTGAAGAAACTAACCGCAACGTTAAAACCCTAACCGAAGCTGGAAGCCTGAAAGTTGAAGATGGGATGAAAGTTGCAGCCCGTTGTGGAACTGTACTTGAAGACATCGT contains:
- a CDS encoding methyl-accepting chemotaxis protein; translated protein: MTKSKHSLMFRLMTAINLSALIILIAMGTFNFNRTTTEVERQIDDAAEALINSVKFTTAEYIKTGNYKNIQSIAESMATDSSINEVFFYDKDKKLIAKANNKDELVHKETSHLFQKDSEIIKLGEEKAGPVGYVTIKYNHNEINPIKKDFIISGIIANIVSQVILALVMWWTLSRSLKAMNLTTDKLKEITTATRNSSTELEGISHEVSSSANEQAASIQETVATLDEITSQVNTTVDSVANSTKKSEESLSIATEGKQVVDEMIGSMEAIGKSNQDIMEEIARGNERIGGIVKIINEISEKTKVINDIVFQTKLLSFNASVEAARAGEHGKGFAVVAEEVGKLAQVSGKASTEIADILGDSIVKVNSVIEETNRNVKTLTEAGSLKVEDGMKVAARCGTVLEDIVTNATVVKNMLNEISIASKEQAEGVRNIAAAMNQLDQATLNNNKAAAQSSENAKHLSTHANSLQIAVTDLETEIFGGKMTVEASPKKASKEAPKKEMPKEIEVYKEVAKKVEVKTEVRSEKQVEKHLDMPKKTAHKAEAPKAKKSFEAPKKDNVLPMVAKKEVKHAAPAAKTKVASNSTPAYDDPRFEDV